A genomic segment from Ignavibacteria bacterium encodes:
- a CDS encoding SDR family oxidoreductase: MKSESKVIWVTGGSSGIGQAIAKNFAKINCKVYISSRRNTELERTAKQFSKEKLKVHPLPCNVASETNVSAVAKQIFRESDKIDCLVNCAGITSFKDAIDSSNREIKDIVNTNLLGSIFCMKAVLPDMMKKKSGLVINISSIAAEKIYTGSAAYSASKAGIVVFSKVVREEIRESGVKIVNVLPGPTETQMWSQQQRKESSHLMMKPDDLAHIIVSIFLQPDDVVTEEILIRPITGDIKI, encoded by the coding sequence ATGAAGTCTGAATCTAAAGTCATTTGGGTAACTGGTGGATCAAGCGGAATTGGTCAGGCGATCGCAAAGAATTTCGCTAAGATCAACTGCAAAGTTTATATATCTTCACGGCGAAATACCGAACTTGAACGAACTGCAAAACAATTTTCGAAAGAAAAGTTGAAAGTTCATCCTCTCCCTTGCAATGTTGCATCTGAAACAAACGTTAGTGCCGTGGCGAAACAAATTTTTCGCGAGTCTGATAAAATTGATTGTCTTGTAAATTGTGCCGGGATCACTTCGTTTAAAGATGCAATTGACTCTTCAAATAGAGAGATAAAAGATATTGTAAACACAAATCTATTAGGTTCGATATTTTGTATGAAAGCTGTTCTTCCGGATATGATGAAAAAGAAATCCGGATTAGTTATAAACATCAGTTCAATTGCAGCTGAAAAAATCTATACCGGAAGTGCTGCTTATTCCGCCTCAAAGGCAGGAATTGTTGTATTCTCAAAAGTTGTTCGGGAAGAGATCAGAGAGTCCGGTGTTAAAATAGTGAATGTACTACCCGGTCCAACCGAAACACAAATGTGGAGTCAGCAGCAGAGAAAAGAATCATCCCACTTAATGATGAAACCGGATGATTTGGCACACATCATTGTCTCGATTTTTCTCCAGCCTGATGATGTAGTTACAGAAGAAATTTTAATCAGACCGATTACGGGGGATATTAAGATTTAG
- a CDS encoding T9SS type A sorting domain-containing protein, which translates to MGHAYAFIGVLLNNGSGEFPTYTQYDVGSIWFADPYTIAVGRFDNDAIIDLIVANYGTNELSFFKGNGNGTFQSQVITYGISSPLAQIAKDFNGDNKLDLLLTIQPEHKVRVLLGNGDGTFSFGQEYNVGTFPTFSAAGDFNKDSKWDFVVGNVGSHNLSVMFGNGDGTFSNHLVLPVGLNPQGVVVGDFDLDNNDDIAVTNVSSNSVSVILSNGNETFQSKVDFPVGTTPVLMVSGYFNGDNKLDFGVIHGSQKLFILINNTIIEKTSYELIHETKILLSPYLTNSDKKIREAIAEVIKHIDKSLGTELWEDGNHLTFKGNQVFNSIKVAIKELSVKIIKKYSGAVAVDAASAISSMVTAAEKLAQNSINEVVCNGDQQCILNLQKALDEMSLALAELGFLNYEKSIDHFSKAWVFSQIAMKKAVQKSPDENNYSSTYVPEEFNLLQNYPNPFNPSTRISFDLPEASVVTLKIYNMLGQEVASLISDELYRAGSHEKVFDASGYPSGVYIYRISANNYSVQRKMILAK; encoded by the coding sequence TTGGGTCACGCTTATGCTTTTATCGGAGTACTATTGAATAATGGCAGCGGAGAATTTCCAACTTATACTCAATATGATGTTGGTTCAATTTGGTTTGCAGACCCCTACACAATAGCGGTTGGTCGTTTTGATAATGATGCAATCATTGATTTGATAGTAGCAAATTACGGGACTAATGAACTGAGTTTTTTCAAAGGAAATGGTAATGGAACTTTTCAATCTCAAGTTATTACTTATGGAATAAGTTCACCGCTTGCACAGATTGCAAAAGATTTTAACGGGGATAATAAATTGGATCTTTTACTCACAATCCAACCAGAGCATAAGGTAAGAGTTTTATTGGGCAATGGGGATGGGACATTTTCATTTGGACAAGAATATAATGTCGGAACTTTCCCAACGTTTTCTGCTGCAGGTGATTTTAATAAGGATTCTAAATGGGATTTTGTAGTCGGAAATGTTGGCAGTCATAACCTTAGTGTGATGTTCGGTAATGGAGATGGAACATTTTCTAATCATTTGGTTTTACCTGTTGGGCTTAATCCTCAAGGTGTGGTAGTTGGAGATTTCGATCTTGATAATAATGATGATATCGCGGTTACTAATGTTTCTTCGAATTCAGTAAGTGTAATACTCAGTAATGGGAATGAAACTTTTCAAAGCAAGGTTGATTTTCCAGTGGGCACAACACCAGTGCTCATGGTCAGTGGATATTTTAATGGAGATAATAAATTAGATTTTGGTGTAATACATGGCAGCCAAAAATTATTTATACTTATTAATAACACAATTATCGAAAAAACAAGTTACGAGTTAATTCACGAAACGAAGATTTTGCTAAGCCCTTATCTCACCAATTCAGACAAAAAAATTCGAGAAGCCATAGCTGAGGTGATAAAACATATTGATAAAAGTTTAGGAACTGAACTGTGGGAAGATGGCAATCATCTCACATTCAAAGGGAATCAAGTATTTAATTCGATTAAGGTCGCAATAAAAGAGCTATCCGTAAAGATAATTAAAAAATATTCCGGAGCTGTAGCCGTTGATGCTGCTTCAGCAATTAGTTCAATGGTTACGGCTGCTGAAAAGTTGGCGCAGAATTCTATAAATGAAGTGGTTTGCAATGGAGATCAACAATGCATTCTCAATTTGCAAAAAGCGTTAGATGAAATGTCTCTCGCACTTGCTGAGCTTGGATTTCTTAATTATGAAAAATCCATTGACCACTTCAGTAAAGCGTGGGTGTTTTCGCAGATAGCTATGAAAAAAGCTGTTCAAAAATCTCCTGATGAAAATAATTACTCAAGTACTTATGTTCCTGAAGAATTTAATCTGCTTCAAAACTATCCCAATCCATTCAATCCATCTACAAGGATAAGTTTTGATTTACCTGAAGCTTCAGTTGTAACTCTTAAAATATATAACATGCTGGGACAAGAAGTAGCTTCCCTCATTTCCGATGAATTATATCGTGCCGGTAGTCATGAAAAGGTTTTTGATGCGAGTGGTTATCCAAGCGGAGTTTATATTTATAGAATAAGTGCAAATAACTATTCAGTCCAGAGGAAAATGATATTGGCAAAGTAG
- a CDS encoding periplasmic heavy metal sensor has translation MKKTFVFVVLVMFSLILIFSSDAFAQRGQRKGMGRMCGMIAKELDLTKDQQAQIEKLRYSHQKAMIDYQAEIKKLSVDMKNQWKAEKVEKKNIESAMDKISQVKSQMQKVRLAHWFDIYNLLDDQQKETFKQMRHRFSEGVRQRFQQRKDNFRERMGRPLPPPPPKD, from the coding sequence ATGAAAAAAACATTTGTATTTGTAGTATTAGTGATGTTTTCATTAATACTAATTTTTTCAAGCGACGCATTTGCCCAACGTGGTCAAAGAAAAGGGATGGGGAGAATGTGCGGGATGATTGCGAAAGAACTCGATCTGACAAAGGATCAACAAGCTCAAATAGAAAAACTTCGCTATAGTCATCAAAAAGCAATGATCGATTATCAGGCAGAGATTAAGAAACTATCCGTTGACATGAAGAATCAATGGAAAGCAGAAAAAGTAGAGAAGAAAAATATTGAATCCGCAATGGATAAAATTTCACAAGTCAAATCACAAATGCAAAAAGTGCGGCTTGCACATTGGTTCGACATCTATAATCTCTTAGATGACCAACAAAAAGAAACCTTTAAACAAATGAGACATAGGTTTTCTGAAGGTGTCAGGCAAAGATTTCAACAAAGAAAAGACAATTTCCGTGAGAGAATGGGAAGACCACTTCCTCCCCCACCCCCAAAAGATTAG
- a CDS encoding RNA polymerase sigma factor: MQNRDDFILIDEFIEGDAKAFGVLVERYKRKIYMTAYRILGNHEDADDITQEVILKMYSSLSTFRKESSIFTWLYKITTNLSLNELKRKKIKNFFSLDAVTDYLADEKTSSPESKLGEKELSSKIQDAINKLPEKQRVVFTLRFYEELPYEEISKIVGTSVGALKANYFHAFNKMVKELKNVV, translated from the coding sequence ATGCAGAATAGAGATGATTTCATACTAATAGATGAATTTATTGAAGGAGATGCCAAAGCTTTTGGCGTACTGGTTGAAAGATACAAAAGAAAAATATATATGACAGCTTACAGAATTCTTGGCAACCACGAAGATGCCGACGATATAACTCAGGAAGTGATATTAAAAATGTATAGCAGCTTGAGCACATTTAGAAAAGAATCATCAATCTTTACTTGGCTTTATAAGATTACAACAAATCTATCGCTAAATGAATTAAAGAGAAAAAAGATAAAAAATTTTTTCAGCTTAGATGCGGTTACAGATTACTTAGCGGATGAAAAGACTTCATCGCCAGAAAGCAAGTTGGGTGAAAAGGAACTTTCTTCAAAAATTCAGGATGCAATAAATAAATTGCCGGAAAAGCAGCGGGTTGTTTTCACACTTCGGTTTTATGAAGAACTTCCGTATGAAGAAATCTCAAAAATTGTCGGCACCTCTGTTGGAGCATTGAAAGCAAATTATTTTCATGCATTTAATAAAATGGTTAAGGAGTTGAAAAATGTCGTGTGA
- a CDS encoding zf-HC2 domain-containing protein: MSCEKIKPLLFDYFEKNISEGRVRNLKSHLETCRFCAEELTEFENLSQLLKKETSELINKHFFYFENLRLNNSNKLFEVRKQMAPIFRFAAGLALVFYLAALFLFTNFTGWNIPSNEFQTSQLIYPNSGSELINDNSYENIGKLYDQISDETIMQSDYLNGEYEMLMQMNSKLIPSVENYLGRDYNLIGLSESDFDQILKSLNYKEII; encoded by the coding sequence ATGTCGTGTGAAAAGATTAAACCATTATTGTTTGATTACTTCGAAAAAAATATCTCTGAAGGGAGAGTAAGAAATTTAAAATCGCATTTAGAAACTTGCAGATTTTGTGCTGAAGAGCTTACGGAGTTTGAAAATTTATCTCAACTGCTCAAAAAAGAGACCTCGGAACTAATCAACAAACACTTTTTCTATTTTGAAAACTTAAGATTGAACAATTCCAATAAACTTTTCGAAGTCCGGAAACAAATGGCTCCCATCTTTCGTTTTGCTGCTGGTCTGGCGTTAGTATTTTATCTCGCGGCTCTCTTTCTGTTCACTAATTTCACAGGATGGAATATTCCTTCAAATGAATTTCAAACATCTCAATTAATTTATCCGAACTCTGGAAGTGAATTGATAAATGATAATTCTTACGAGAATATCGGTAAATTATATGATCAGATATCGGATGAAACTATAATGCAGTCAGATTATCTCAATGGTGAATATGAAATGCTTATGCAAATGAATTCGAAATTAATACCGAGTGTTGAAAATTATCTTGGAAGGGACTACAATTTAATTGGATTGAGTGAAAGCGATTTTGATCAAATTTTGAAATCACTTAATTATAAAGAGATTATTTAG
- a CDS encoding tetratricopeptide repeat protein, giving the protein MQYKKIIILVLFVAASVIAQDMKPDAAKLYNDGNQKMKVGNFSGAIQSYDQALQIEKDYRIYYQKGIAHKKSNQLDESYNSLIKCAEMKSDFDLVYNALGSAEFSRGNYEEASDYFVKLLSITKNAQLKKLANDNLSLSYTKLGDLAIRGGEQEKAISFLDKAVKHDDSNGAAHLALAKAFVESGKYNDALSAADAALKSKAKISKGGVNYYKGLALKNLGKLSEAKSSFEEGKKDPTYRTVCDYEIKNLPKN; this is encoded by the coding sequence ATGCAATACAAAAAAATAATTATACTTGTTCTTTTTGTCGCAGCTTCTGTAATTGCTCAAGATATGAAACCTGATGCGGCAAAATTATATAACGACGGGAATCAAAAAATGAAAGTTGGTAATTTTTCCGGTGCGATTCAAAGTTACGATCAAGCTTTGCAGATTGAAAAAGACTATCGTATTTATTATCAAAAAGGAATTGCACATAAGAAAAGTAATCAACTCGATGAATCTTATAATTCACTAATAAAATGTGCCGAAATGAAATCGGATTTTGATTTGGTGTACAACGCACTTGGTTCGGCAGAGTTTTCTCGCGGTAATTATGAAGAAGCTTCAGACTACTTTGTAAAATTATTATCAATTACAAAAAACGCTCAATTAAAAAAATTAGCGAATGATAATTTATCACTAAGCTATACAAAACTAGGTGATCTGGCCATTAGAGGAGGCGAACAAGAGAAAGCGATCAGTTTTTTGGATAAAGCTGTAAAGCACGATGACTCGAATGGAGCTGCACATCTTGCACTTGCAAAAGCATTCGTTGAATCAGGTAAATATAATGATGCTTTATCTGCAGCCGATGCCGCATTAAAAAGTAAAGCGAAAATATCCAAAGGAGGAGTTAACTATTATAAAGGACTTGCTCTAAAAAATCTCGGTAAGTTAAGCGAAGCAAAATCTTCATTTGAAGAAGGGAAAAAAGATCCAACTTACCGCACTGTCTGCGATTACGAAATTAAAAACCTACCCAAAAATTAA
- a CDS encoding DUF92 domain-containing protein, giving the protein MSEILKLLLILIFISLLIVSLETLAHRKVLSAEFARKSLHILAGVLISLSPFIFDNFYYPFITAIAASLFSIAAVKFNFLPRIDPPSRGTLGTFFFSFSFAILLVFYWDNYKWLISLSYLLFVIGDAFAAIVGENSKRRITLAINSEPKTLQGALTIFATTFLLFAAFWSIFKHQLSFLDLSLDKFVIFNIIVSTVAMVVEILSRKGSDNIFLPIVISFTIFICVIQPQYLDSFALGFVLSILIVFISLRFKFLSIEGALSTFLLALFIYGLGEWKWTLPIFVFFLFSSILSKLSGSSKKSSVTMGRTKGSERDMMQVFANGGIAFITITLNFLFPNDSWYLVYLVSLSVSMTDTWSTEIGTWLGEKTFLITNLKTVNRGESGGVSLVGTIGGVFGSIVVISSGLIFVNLSVELFIMLVIFGTVGSVIDSILGASIQAKYYCTNCHSIVELKTHCNRAAEFKSGFGMMNNDLVNFSSVLIISIIFFTIL; this is encoded by the coding sequence ATGAGTGAAATCCTAAAGCTATTACTAATCTTAATCTTCATCTCCCTTTTAATTGTAAGTTTAGAAACGTTAGCACATCGAAAAGTTCTCTCTGCAGAATTCGCAAGAAAATCTCTTCATATATTAGCTGGTGTGTTGATATCACTCTCGCCATTTATTTTTGATAATTTTTATTATCCGTTTATTACTGCTATAGCTGCATCATTATTCAGTATCGCTGCAGTGAAATTTAATTTTTTGCCGAGAATTGATCCGCCCAGCCGAGGAACACTTGGTACATTCTTCTTCTCTTTTTCATTTGCAATACTCCTAGTTTTTTACTGGGATAACTATAAATGGCTAATCTCTCTGAGCTATTTACTTTTTGTGATTGGTGATGCTTTTGCTGCAATCGTTGGAGAGAATTCAAAAAGAAGAATTACATTGGCAATTAATTCTGAACCTAAAACGCTGCAAGGAGCACTTACGATTTTTGCTACGACTTTTCTTTTGTTTGCAGCTTTCTGGAGCATCTTCAAACATCAATTATCTTTCCTTGATTTGTCTTTAGATAAGTTTGTAATTTTTAACATAATCGTTTCAACTGTGGCTATGGTAGTAGAAATTCTTTCACGAAAAGGAAGTGACAATATTTTTTTGCCGATAGTGATTTCATTCACGATTTTCATATGTGTGATACAGCCGCAATATTTAGACTCATTCGCATTAGGATTTGTCTTAAGTATTCTTATAGTATTTATTTCACTGCGATTTAAATTTCTTAGCATTGAAGGAGCTCTATCGACTTTTCTTTTAGCACTTTTTATCTATGGACTCGGTGAATGGAAATGGACTCTCCCAATTTTTGTCTTTTTTCTCTTTTCTTCGATTCTATCGAAATTAAGTGGCAGTTCTAAAAAATCTTCTGTGACTATGGGACGAACAAAGGGAAGTGAACGAGATATGATGCAAGTTTTTGCGAATGGAGGAATTGCATTTATTACAATTACTTTGAACTTTTTATTTCCAAATGATTCATGGTATTTGGTTTATTTAGTTTCACTATCCGTTTCCATGACTGACACTTGGTCTACAGAGATCGGAACATGGCTCGGAGAAAAAACTTTCCTAATTACAAATTTGAAAACTGTTAATAGGGGTGAGTCGGGAGGTGTATCATTAGTGGGAACAATTGGAGGAGTTTTTGGTTCTATTGTTGTTATTTCTTCAGGATTAATTTTTGTAAATTTATCTGTGGAACTATTTATAATGTTAGTAATATTTGGCACGGTGGGAAGTGTTATCGATAGTATTTTAGGAGCTTCAATCCAAGCGAAATATTACTGTACAAACTGTCATTCAATAGTTGAACTTAAAACTCATTGTAACAGAGCGGCAGAATTTAAAAGTGGATTTGGAATGATGAATAATGATTTGGTGAATTTTTCTTCTGTTTTGATCATATCAATAATCTTTTTTACAATCTTATGA
- a CDS encoding tetratricopeptide repeat protein, producing MKTKIVIFFVFVFSASCFSSDFDFKFRKAIELFDSKNYEESYLLFSQLKDYQTLNVEKIPLVYFYLGENKFRLEQFFESSLEFEYYVWKYPFDRNYDLGLLRLGQIFFKLGEYPKARQYLTKLLEESPEHEFYGLAEYWIAECYFQEGDLISSEHFYLESIKNRATNKHVDHSFFALAYLYETRGEFEKSELYFDRLLFELPESRLTPLALVRVANSYYQLGKYQRAISKLNDPQVKSLPQTNLAEASYILANCYYRANQFADASREFESTIQRYPNSNMTRPAIYGLAWSLYQENKLQAAHHTLKKLTDGIDSLAERATYWLGFFSRNMNENDQAIEEFKEYLRKYPIFRLADKAKFEIGMIYYLQKRFKDAETYLFSVSEVTRDMSVRAKASLVLGNMALDRRNFPNAKMYFESAVSSLDESSADFNVASTGLGISNFYLNNFETAGHIFRNLLTRKNLTEVDKVRLYLAESNFAMKNFSDAAVNYEAVLRQSKSKDLIPVAHYGLVYSNFNLKNYSYVVNLGVDFLKKYPASKHSPEIKLRLADSYYATKEYSKASEAYRDYFNSSTLGRGSDYATYQYAQALYKAGNINGAIDEFVSFQNRFPASKYADEAQYVIGWIRFQQGLYDNSIFEYEKVLEKYPTSALIPIVYYSVGDAYFNKGLYDLAISSYQRVLDNYMSSDIVIDAMNGIQYSYVAQGKVDEAASAISNFVSLNPSLRNLDRLLIKKGDLFLSQRRYQDAISSYREFISIFPSSGLVPSAYYSIAKAFIQSKSYTDAIQNLTLIFRNFSSSELADDAVLECGNVYRSVEDYDKAIQMYDYLISNFSKSALVPEAVYWKGVSFVDRKQFDLAVTHFQHIITNYSSNAYYSRTLYELGKISMNQGNIEQARNYFKQVVDLRNDEFGAESQYYIGEFLYSQKLYDEAITEFLRLKFAFAGHVEWLAKGLFKVSESYEILKDKSKAKDFYREVQKLQPTSEIGIEAKKRADKIR from the coding sequence ATGAAAACAAAAATCGTAATTTTCTTTGTATTTGTTTTTTCGGCAAGCTGCTTTTCGAGTGATTTTGATTTTAAATTTCGTAAAGCAATTGAACTTTTTGATAGTAAGAATTATGAAGAATCTTATCTATTATTCTCCCAACTAAAAGATTATCAGACACTGAATGTGGAAAAAATTCCTCTAGTCTATTTTTATTTAGGAGAAAACAAATTTCGGCTCGAACAGTTTTTTGAATCATCCCTCGAATTTGAATACTATGTTTGGAAATATCCGTTCGACCGGAACTACGATTTAGGATTATTGCGTCTTGGCCAGATATTTTTCAAGTTAGGCGAATACCCAAAGGCAAGGCAGTATTTAACAAAATTATTGGAAGAGTCTCCAGAACATGAGTTTTATGGTTTGGCAGAATATTGGATTGCGGAATGTTATTTCCAGGAAGGCGATCTTATAAGTTCAGAGCACTTTTATCTTGAGTCAATAAAAAATCGAGCAACAAACAAGCATGTTGATCACTCATTTTTTGCACTCGCTTACTTATATGAAACTCGCGGAGAATTTGAAAAATCAGAACTCTATTTCGACAGATTGCTTTTTGAATTGCCTGAATCAAGATTAACTCCTTTGGCTTTGGTTCGAGTTGCAAATTCATATTATCAACTTGGAAAATATCAACGCGCAATTTCTAAACTCAACGATCCCCAAGTGAAGTCTCTTCCGCAAACCAACCTTGCCGAAGCTTCTTACATTCTCGCAAATTGTTATTATCGAGCAAATCAATTTGCTGATGCAAGTAGAGAATTTGAATCTACTATTCAAAGATATCCAAATTCTAATATGACTCGCCCTGCAATTTATGGACTCGCCTGGAGTTTATATCAGGAGAATAAACTTCAAGCTGCTCATCATACTTTAAAAAAACTCACGGATGGTATTGATTCTTTAGCGGAGCGGGCAACTTATTGGTTAGGATTTTTCAGCAGGAATATGAATGAGAATGATCAAGCCATTGAGGAATTCAAAGAATATTTGCGCAAGTATCCCATCTTTCGTTTAGCTGATAAAGCAAAATTCGAAATCGGAATGATCTACTATCTGCAAAAAAGATTTAAAGATGCTGAAACATATTTGTTTAGTGTCTCGGAAGTGACACGAGACATGTCTGTCCGCGCAAAAGCGAGTTTAGTTCTTGGCAATATGGCTCTCGATCGTAGAAATTTTCCAAATGCCAAAATGTATTTTGAATCTGCAGTCAGTTCACTCGATGAAAGTTCGGCTGATTTCAATGTCGCATCAACTGGTCTTGGAATTTCTAACTTCTATTTAAATAATTTCGAAACAGCAGGGCATATTTTTAGAAATCTTCTGACAAGAAAAAATTTGACTGAGGTGGATAAAGTACGCCTCTATCTTGCTGAAAGTAACTTTGCAATGAAGAATTTTAGCGATGCAGCAGTTAATTATGAAGCGGTCTTACGTCAGAGTAAATCGAAGGATTTGATCCCCGTTGCACATTATGGTTTAGTCTATTCCAACTTCAATCTGAAAAATTATTCTTATGTGGTGAATCTAGGCGTAGATTTCCTAAAAAAATATCCAGCTTCGAAACACTCTCCTGAGATTAAACTGCGTTTGGCTGATTCATATTATGCAACTAAAGAATATTCTAAGGCAAGCGAAGCATACAGAGATTATTTTAATTCTTCTACTCTTGGACGCGGATCTGATTATGCTACCTATCAATATGCACAAGCTCTATACAAAGCCGGAAATATTAACGGTGCAATCGACGAATTCGTTTCTTTTCAAAATCGTTTTCCAGCATCAAAATATGCGGATGAAGCACAATATGTTATCGGCTGGATAAGATTTCAACAGGGACTTTATGATAATAGTATTTTTGAGTATGAAAAAGTATTGGAGAAGTATCCAACTTCTGCATTGATCCCGATTGTGTATTACTCAGTAGGTGATGCCTACTTCAATAAAGGTTTGTATGATCTGGCGATTTCTAGTTATCAACGTGTGCTTGATAATTATATGTCCTCGGATATTGTAATCGATGCAATGAATGGAATTCAATATAGCTATGTTGCACAGGGGAAGGTTGATGAAGCTGCATCGGCAATTTCAAATTTTGTTTCACTGAATCCTTCGCTTCGAAATCTCGATAGGCTTTTAATAAAGAAAGGAGATTTATTCCTTTCTCAAAGAAGATATCAAGATGCGATTTCGAGCTATCGCGAGTTCATTTCAATATTCCCAAGCAGCGGATTAGTTCCGAGTGCTTATTACTCAATTGCGAAAGCGTTTATACAATCTAAATCTTACACTGATGCGATTCAAAACTTAACGCTAATTTTTAGAAACTTCTCATCAAGCGAATTGGCAGACGATGCAGTGCTTGAATGCGGAAACGTATATCGCTCTGTTGAAGATTACGATAAAGCAATTCAGATGTATGATTATTTGATATCTAATTTTTCGAAATCAGCATTGGTTCCGGAAGCCGTTTATTGGAAGGGAGTCAGCTTCGTCGATAGAAAACAATTTGATCTCGCTGTGACTCACTTTCAGCATATAATAACTAATTATTCTTCAAATGCATACTATTCACGTACTCTTTATGAACTTGGGAAAATTTCGATGAACCAAGGCAATATTGAGCAGGCTCGCAATTACTTTAAACAAGTTGTCGATCTACGCAATGATGAATTCGGAGCGGAAAGTCAATATTATATCGGAGAGTTTTTATACAGTCAAAAACTTTATGATGAAGCAATCACAGAATTCCTGAGGCTGAAATTTGCCTTTGCCGGGCATGTTGAATGGCTTGCAAAAGGATTATTTAAAGTTTCAGAGAGTTACGAGATTTTAAAAGATAAAAGTAAAGCGAAAGACTTCTATCGTGAAGTACAAAAGCTCCAGCCAACGAGTGAGATTGGCATTGAAGCAAAAAAAAGAGCGGATAAAATCAGATGA